The genomic interval caGCACAGTCTAACCGCACTGACCCCGTCTTTGAGACGCTGCATATTGGCGTTATAATGGCCAATAAGGAACGGAAGAAAAGATCAGAAGATCAGAAGAAAAATGTAAGGTGTCTAATGGCGTGAAAGACAGTGAAGAAGTGTTTGTAATTCATACACAACACTAGTGTGTATACTGGGAAACTTTTCTACTGTCCTAGATGATGATCATGGAAGAAGAGGAATCCCAACCTAAAGCCGAGGAAGGGGAAGGAGAGCGCTGTGAGTAATGATTACAGGTTGTAATTTGATGTAAATGCaaacaatgtttaaataaaaagcttatTCAAGTGTGCAAGTAAGTAAGTACGGGTACATGAGTGTGTTAGTAAGTGTAACGACATACACCACTCTGCCCAGGGAGCCAAGAGAtggaaaagaaggagaaaaccACGGATGATAAGGTGAAGCCCAGTGCTTTGGGACAGCTTTATATTACCTGGGATGATGACATTTGTGGATTTAGGATCCCAAATGTAGACATAAATTCCGATTTCCCTGCATTATGGTGTGTTACAGATAAAGAAGCCTCAGCTGGGTAAACTTGGAGTCTTCTCTCAGTCACACTACTACTTGGCCCTGTATCGTTTTAAAGCCATTGAGAAAGATGACTTGGACCTGCAGTAAGTGAAAATGCAGACCAGTCTAGAACCCAGTGCACAATATTAATCCTGTTTTAATcctatatttaatattggcattgagtctgctgtgtgtgtatatcagtATCAGTGCTTATCCTTGATtacctgtgtgtatgtttgtgtgtgtgtgtatgtgtgtgtatgtatgtgtgtgtatgtgtgtgtttcagtcctGGGGATCATGTCACAGTGACAGATGATTCCAATGAGGAATGGTGGAGAGTAAGTATTTAATTACTGAATGTTAAACATAACACCATGgccctgttgaattctcaattcagATTGCTCAGATGTTgaaacattttctgtaacagcagctctgacagtagttacagcaaattacaggtttatattaatgtgctcattctaatcttattgtttctatagtacttgactttttaaatcagtttatgtgAAGCCACAAACAACCCCCCCcacatatatacaatatacacaatattaggcaggtggttttaatgttatagctgatcaGAGTGGATTAATGCTCTATTTTTAGAACTCAAGCCTTTAGGTCACAGTAATGCAGTAGCCCTGGTTTGGAATCCAGTGCCTATCTAAGATCTACTATTATgattaggggtgtaacaatacaTTGTGACACGATGCGAAAATGTGTGATTCACATAGTGTATCTCAGTTTTCAATTAATAATGCATCTAATGCAGTTGCACTatttgaacaccagaggtcccaGTCTGCACAACccataaaatatatagaaagcATGCTGACTGATAGCTCTAGATTGCAACAGCTGACATGCATTATAAGTTATATGTTTACATGACCACGCTATAACGGTCAAAAAGAGCTCTTCGGTAGCTTTCAAAGAACACCATCCTCATGCCACTACGGTCTACAGTACCCAAGAACGAAGCAGCTGAACTAcggcattttagccgactttggagctctaatTCTGGTTCAGGCACTACTACAGATCTCTTCATGTTTCAAACAATCATTTCCATAAAATTTCTGGGAGAAATTATTAACAGCATGGTGGTGTGCAGGGTAGAAATGGAGAGAAATCTGGATTCTTCCCGGCAAACTACATCATCCGTGTGCGTGCAGGGGAGAGTGCCTACAAGGTGACACGGTCCTTTGTGGGGAATCGCGAGATGGGCCAAATCACGCTGAAAAAAGACCAGGTCGGAATTCTCTCACACATACCATACGAAACGTGTACACCCAAACCATACAAAACATGTACACCCAAAATACTAATAAGTTATGTAATGCTTTCTAAGAAATGCTGTTCTATCTACAGCATTGCAGCCTTACATTTTCTCTGCTGTGCATTTCACTAATTTAATATAAGAATTTGCAAGGCATACCAACTAGCCCTACCTGGAACGGTCAGTGACGcagttagtttttgtttttgtgtttcattgtTAATGCTGAAACCACTGTACCTTCTGCAGATTGTGGTGAAGAAAGGAGAGGAGGTGAATGGCTATATGAAGGTCAGCACTGGGCGCAAGCTTGGCTTCTTCCCTGCAGACATTCTTCAGGAgatctgagagtgtgtgtatgtgtgtatatgagaaagagagacggtGTACCTGTATCTGCTTCTCTCAATGATTAGCATAATTATCTTCAGTGACAGGCTGCATGTGTGCTTACTTTGGGATTTGGCTAACATGGGTTTAAAAGCAATAAAGGGTTGATTAAGCTTCATTTGATCAGTTTTATGCAATTAGTCATGTCTTGTTATTTGGTCAGCAAATTTATAAACAGGTAAAcacagtaaagtgtgtgtgtatgtgtagaggGGACAGGAAATGCAGTGGTCAGTGTAAAAGAACACAAAGTGCTGTGGTGGTTTTTGTCAAAATTGGCTTATTACAGTACTTGATGACACAATGTAGCACTTCTGCCTCATAACTCCATGGTCACTGATTTGATCCTGATCTTGGTTTACTTTCTGTGCGCATGTTCTTCCTTCCACTGTCCAAAACCTGAGTTTTATTTCACtgagttttatttaatgtaattggATGTAAAATTTGGGGATTAAGAGATTATAATCCCTCTCTGGTAGAAAAATGctattgcatttacatttatctcatttggctgatgcttttatccaaagcgacttacagtGGAAGGTTGTGGCAGCTTGGTGATGTTGGGATTGGAACTCAAGACCTTCCACTCATAAACCCAGTGCCATTCAGCCACTAGAGTGTTAGTGAGATccggcactgatgttgggtgagaagacctgttccagttcatcccagtggtgctcagtggggttgaggtcagcaCTCTGTACAGACCACTTGAGTTattctactccaaccttggcaaacgaTGTCTTCATGCActtcgctttgtgcacaggggcattgtcatgctggaaacaggtttgggcccctttagttccactgaaaggaaattgttatgctacagcatataaagacattctatacaattctgtgcttccaactttgtggcaacaatgtgtccacaaacctttggccatatagtgtatatataatgtataatcagTTATGTAATAACTTTCTTAACTTTTTCAGATCTAAAGTTGACAATGTCTGGAAATACATCTCTAGCTCTCTGGTACCACCTGCTTTTATCAGTCTCTTCACCTAGCTTTTCGGGTCCATCTTTTTCTAAATTTCCTTTACTAGATCCCGAGTCACTTTGTAGGCAGGGATCATGTATGAAAGCCACCACTTGCGTTTTGACTCCTTGTGTCCGGCTGTCCTCAGCATAATAAATGACTCCTTGTGCCAGCAGCATTAAAAAAACTTAACATAATTCCAGTcctaaaaaagcaaaacactgaTCTTAATAATTTCAATCATTTTCATCCTGTTTCTAATCTTACATTTTTGTCTAAAAGTTTAGAGCATGTCGTTGTTTTGCAACTGCACAATCATCTTTCGGTTAATGATCTTTTTGAGCCCCTCCATTCTAGTTTCCAAAAACTTCATAGTACTGAGACTGCTTTGGTAAAATTCACTAACATTTTATTAGCTTCTGATTCTGGTCTGCTTTcaattcttattcttcttgaccTAAGCTCAGTCTTCGACACTGTCGAACACACATTATTACTCAATCGATCTGAAACCGTCTTTGGTGTCTCTGAGACTGACCTTGATTGGTTTAGATTGTACTTTATTGATCGCAGTCGGTTTGTATTTATAGGTGGTCACAAGTCTGAGATTGGGCCTGTTCGCACGGGTTTTCCACTTGATCAGGTTTTAAGATCACGGTCTTAACTATCACTATTATGCAGATGACACTcagttttacattcattcagaACCAGATCAACATGTAgctgtttcctttctttcaaactgtatGTCTGAGATCAAAATATGGTCAACAAACAATTTTCTTTGCTGAAACAGTTCCAAGACTGAAGTCATGCTTCCTGGTTCTCCTCAGTAACTGCGTAATGCTGGTTCTCTAACTTTGTCTGTTGATGGCTAGGTTCTGGAGTTTCAAAGTAAATTGATGAGCAGTTgagcagtggtagcttagtggttaagatcggaaggtcatgagttcaaaccccatcACCGCCAAGCTGCCTCTGTGGAGCCCTTGAACAAGGCTCTtactcaactgctcagatgtataaattagataagcatacgtcgctctggataaggacgtctgccaaaatgctataaatgtaaatgaagaaCTTTGCAGTTATTTTTGATGCCAGTCTGACATTTGACCCTCATCAATACTGTCAAAACTTCCTTTTTCTAGCTCAGAAATACTGCATGCTTACAGTCCATGTTGTCCTTTtctgttgctgtttgtttttttcccccacatcgACTACTGTAATGCACTTCTCActggagtttctaaatccatACTCGATAATCTGCAAACTAAGGCAGCTAGGATTCTGACCGGTACTAGGGCATATGATCTCATAACCCCTATTTTAGAGTCCTTGAACTGGCTGCTTGTCAGGTACAGAGGatttttgattttaaaatccttatgctGACATATAAAGCATTGCATGGTCTGGCTCCTCAGTATTTGGCAGAGCTCTTAACTTTGTACTTACCAAATTATACTTTGCGCTCCTCTCTGGTCTTTTAGCTGTTCCTCATAAACGTCCGTCTCCATGGGAGACGAGCTTTCTCATCCTACAGTATGCCCCTAAACTGTAGAACACACTCCTGGTTGACATTAAGGAAGCACAGTCGCTAGGAACTTTTACATCTCGTCTTAAAACATTTTACGTTAGGATAACCTTtgctattatatttatatttttgctgttattattattacatgctGTCATCATATCCACAGTATTATGGACATGCAGTAaaaatgtctgtctgtcatttACCTAACATTAGCTGTGTGAGCTTTGCCTTAGatcctgcgtgtgtgtgtatcattttGTACCTGATCACTGATGTCATGATGTAGCTGTGCTCGTTGGCCAAAATCAGAACACATCACAGAATATAACGGCTTTGAGCTACATGTCCAAATCTTCCATTCTTTTTGAAGAGGAAAGACAGGGTAGAGAACAAACTTTCACAACTGGTCACTTCCAGAGTGTTTATTACCCTGTTAGTGTTTCCGATCCGCGTATTTTGTCATTCAAAAgatttgtatgttctccctgccTTATACTAGCTTTGGTATTCTTATACTAGCTGCCGGTATCTGGCTTGCTTGTTAACATCGACTCCCTGTAAGAATGATGTGCGATGACGTAAATGTTTAAGGATTCCGTTCTgactaatacatttattatctAAAAGCAACTGCTCTTTGTTGATTTGATTTaaattgtaatattattatatgcaataaataatgatacaggaatgataatattttatatgtgAACAATTTTATCGAAAACATTTatgctcatcatcatcatcatcagaagtTGTTTTCTCTAGTCTTATCACCTGAGGTAAGTGACTTGGCATTTAAACTGACTTCTGTCCTCAGACTGGTAGACGATCTGTTAGAGAGCTTCTACAAGTCTGTGGTGGCCAGTGCAGTCTTCTTTGCAGCAGTATGCTGGAGAGGCAGCATTAGGTGCCAAAAAAACCAACTCAACAAACTGATCAAGAAGGCTGACTCATTCTTGGGCTGCCTCTCTGGACAGTTTCgaggtggtggtagtggtagtggaaTAGAGGACACTCAACAAACTCTCAGCCATTCTGGACAATAAACAATATATCTTAGGATAAACCCATTGGATGATAGTTGAACCATCACCATCCATTATCCGTATCCGTATGTATATGCACTGCCATTGCACTTCAGTGTTTTTCATATTTTGCACTGCCATTTTAATTCCACTCAAATCTCTTGCTGTATCTACAATGTTTACACCTTACTGCACTACCACATCACactcacactatacacacacacacgtatatttattgttatttgtgttcaatcacattttcatttataatgttaaatCATTTTCAGTATATACTTCTAActctctgtgctgctgtaatTGGTGAatttcatacatacatatacacacatagcTATCCATCAACTTTGGATTTCAAATCAAATTGTGACACTCAGGAAATCACACTAGCaatgttttagacatcttttATTAGACCATGTTAAATATTGGTTCCTTACACACTGTGATCTTTGGGTATTGGTAATATATCTAGGTTTTCTTACAGTAGAAATGTCAAAGTACATTCCAGGCCAAAAACCTACATTTTGGTCAAAATCCATTAttttccagaattcagtcaCAGCAACATCcagggttttcttttttgtgtgtgtgtgtgtgtgtgggctgtcTGACATCTTACTTTAATGTCTCATAAatccatttttgtttgtttttgtgaaaaaacaagaaacattcTGTACATACGAGTTAGTCGTTTCAGAGTaccattcatttcatttctttatttaaccaggttaAACTCATTGAGATTAAAAATCTCTTTTACAAGAGTGACCTGGCCAAGAGAGCAGCAAGAAATCCCAAATACACAAATTTGCAGCATCAAAACACAATCAAGGATCACGACAATAATTTACCAGGGGATAAAACACAGAATCTGTTAGAAGTACTTTAAAGTCATTCAGTGATGGAAGCATGGTCAGCTTTAAATTATGTTGTAGATTATTCCAAGTAACAGAAGTGTTATAATTAAAGTCCAACCCACCCGTTCAGACTCTGTTCAGACCTGAGGAGCTTTAAGATACAACAGGTCATCTGAACAAGATTATAGCAAACGTTTGTATTATATCGGCTGAGAGACAAATAAGATGGTGCTAAACCACAAATAGACTTGTAGATAAAACAATACCAGTTAAAACCTCTCCGCATATACAGAGATGGTAACTCAGCCTTATCATATAACATGCAATGATGTGTTTGATAGCTATAAGCAGTAATAAAACGTAAAGCATTATGAAAAACAATGtcaaggtgtgtttttatttttatttttttagatcatGCACCGGAGCATTCATATAAAGCAGATCTCCATAATTCAATAGTGGTAAAAAGGTTGCAGACATTTGTttgcactggaaaaaaaaaaaaagttattttttctgaaataaaatcctAATTTAAGCTTCAgtttagacatttatttatcaatatGAAGCTTAAAAGATAACTAACTATCAAATATAATACCCAAATACTTATA from Ictalurus furcatus strain D&B chromosome 11, Billie_1.0, whole genome shotgun sequence carries:
- the LOC128614557 gene encoding SH3 and cysteine-rich domain-containing protein 3-like, coding for MSHFDQLDDKDSLDLHDNPAVPDNIVKEDNTTVYFIYDEEVEEEEKEKPRPPEPVKPINDKPHKFKDHYCKKLKFCDVCARMIVLNNKFALRCKNCKTNVHHQCRSYVEFQQCFGKIPPGFSRAYSSPLYSSQQNATVKELLPFSQSNRTDPVFETLHIGVIMANKERKKRSEDQKKNMMIMEEEESQPKAEEGEGERWSQEMEKKEKTTDDKVKPIFSQSHYYLALYRFKAIEKDDLDLHPGDHVTVTDDSNEEWWRGRNGEKSGFFPANYIIRVRAGESAYKVTRSFVGNREMGQITLKKDQIVVKKGEEVNGYMKVSTGRKLGFFPADILQEI